Genomic window (Microbacterium oxydans):
TCCTCGATGGAGCGCACGGAGCCGATGTGGCTCTGGTCGCTCACCGCGGTGAGGGCACGGATCGCGGTCTCGACCGTCTGTCCGAGGTCGTCGGCGTCCATCGACAGCGCGATGTTCATCGAGCCGAGGTTGCAGGAGATGTCCTTGCCGATGTTGTCGTACGACAGGTCGTCGTTGTACGTGGTCGGCGTGTTCACCTGCAGGATCTCGCTGCAGAGGTTGGACATGTTGATCCGACCCTTGATCGGGTTGGCCTTGTTGACCGTGTCCTCGAACATGACGTACGGGTAGCCGGACTCGAACTGGATCTCGGCGACGGTCTGGAAGAACTCGCGCGCGTTGATCTTGGTCTTCTTGATGCGCGGGTCGTCGACCATCTCGCGGTACTTCTCGGTGACCGAGATGTCGCCGAACGGCACGCCGTAGACCTTCTCGACGTCGTACGGCGAGAACAGGTACATGTCCTCGTCGTTCTTCGCGAGCTCGAACGTGATGTCCGGAACCACGACGCCCAGCGAGAGCGTCTTGATGCGGATCTTCTCGTCGGCGTTCTCGCGCTTGGTGTCGAGGAAGCGCATGATGTCGGGGTGGTGGGCGTTGAGGTACACCGCACCGGCGCCCTGACGCGCGCCGAGCTGGTTGGCGTAGCTGAAGCTGTCTTCGAGGAGCTTCATCACGGGGATGATGCCCGACGACTGGTTCTCGATCTGCTTGATCGGGGCACCCGACTCGCGGATGTTCGACAGCAGCAGGGCGACGCCGCCGCCGCGCTTGGAGAGCTGCAGAGCGGAGTTGATGCCGCGGGCGATCGACTCCATGTTGTCCTCGATGCGCAGCAGGAAGCAGCTGACGAGCTCGCCGCGCTGCGCCTTGCCGGCGTTGAGGAAGGTCGGGGTGGCCGGCTGGAAGCGACCGGAGATGATCTCCTCGACCAGGTTCACGGCGAGCTTCTCGTCGCCGTCGGCCAGGCCGAGCGCGGTCATGACGACGCGGTCCTCGAAGCGCTCGAGGTAGCGCTTCCCGTCGAACGTCTTGAGCGTGTAGCTCGTGTAGTACTTGAACGCGCCGAGGAAGGTCTCGAAGCGGAACTTCTTCGAGTACGCCAGGTCGTTGAGCTTCTGGATGAAGTCGAACGAGTACTTCTCGATGACGGCGCCCTCGTAGTACTCCTTCTCCACGAGGTAGTCCAGGCGCTCCTTGAGCGAGTGGAAGAACACCGTGTTCTGGTTCACGTGCTGCAGGAAGTACTCCCGCGCGGCGCGCTTGTCGGCGTCGAACTGGATCTTCCCGTTCGCGTCGTACAGGTTGAGCATCGCGTTGAGGGCGTGATAGTCGAGACCCTCGAAGGAGGGGTTCGCCTTGAATGCCACTGTCTCGGTCACTGAAGCTGCCACCGTCGTTCCAATCCGTCGCTCACGCGATCCACATCGTCTTGTGTGCCGAAGATCTCGAGCCGATACAAGTGAGGCACGTTGCACTTGCGGCTGATGATGTCACCGGCGAGGCAGAAGGCATCGCCGAAGTTGGTGTTCCCCGCGGAGATCACTCCGCGGATGTGACGCCGGTTGCGCTCGTCGTTGAGAAACCGGATCACCTGTTTGGGGACGGCGCCCTTCTCGACGCCCCGTCCCGCACCCCCGCCGTAGGTGGGGGTGACCAGCACGAAGGGCTCGTCGATGACGAGGTCTTCTTCGTTCCGGTGGAGGGGGATGCGTCGGGAAGGAAGCCCGAGTTTCTCGATGAACCGCGCGGTGTTACCCGACACGCTCGAGAAGTAGATCAGGAGCGGCGCTGCGGTCGCGACGGCGCTCATGGGGTGTCACGCCAGACGGGAGGCGAGCTCGTCGATCTTGTCGGGACGGAAGCCCGACCAGTGACCCTCGTCGGTGACGACGACGGGTGCCTGCAGGTAGCCCAGCGCCTTGACCTGCTCGAGCGCCGTCGGGTCCTCCGACAGGTCGAGGATCTCGTACTCGATGCCCTTGGCATCCAGGGCACGGTAGGT
Coding sequences:
- the nrdE gene encoding class 1b ribonucleoside-diphosphate reductase subunit alpha, which gives rise to MTETVAFKANPSFEGLDYHALNAMLNLYDANGKIQFDADKRAAREYFLQHVNQNTVFFHSLKERLDYLVEKEYYEGAVIEKYSFDFIQKLNDLAYSKKFRFETFLGAFKYYTSYTLKTFDGKRYLERFEDRVVMTALGLADGDEKLAVNLVEEIISGRFQPATPTFLNAGKAQRGELVSCFLLRIEDNMESIARGINSALQLSKRGGGVALLLSNIRESGAPIKQIENQSSGIIPVMKLLEDSFSYANQLGARQGAGAVYLNAHHPDIMRFLDTKRENADEKIRIKTLSLGVVVPDITFELAKNDEDMYLFSPYDVEKVYGVPFGDISVTEKYREMVDDPRIKKTKINAREFFQTVAEIQFESGYPYVMFEDTVNKANPIKGRINMSNLCSEILQVNTPTTYNDDLSYDNIGKDISCNLGSMNIALSMDADDLGQTVETAIRALTAVSDQSHIGSVRSIEDGNDRSHAIGLGQMNLHGYLAREHVYYGSEEGIDFTNIYFYTVLFHALRASNNLAIERGTTFDGFEDSTYASGAFFDKYIDQAWVPATEKVKELFAGKHIPTQDDWAELKASIQKHGIYNQNLQAVPPTGSISYINNSTSSIHPIASKIEIRKEGKLGRVYYPAAFMTNDNLEYYQDAYEIGYEKVIDTYAAATQHVDQGLSLTLFFKDTATTRDINKAQIYAWRKGIKTIYYIRLRQLALEGTDMAECVSCML
- the nrdI gene encoding class Ib ribonucleoside-diphosphate reductase assembly flavoprotein NrdI codes for the protein MSAVATAAPLLIYFSSVSGNTARFIEKLGLPSRRIPLHRNEEDLVIDEPFVLVTPTYGGGAGRGVEKGAVPKQVIRFLNDERNRRHIRGVISAGNTNFGDAFCLAGDIISRKCNVPHLYRLEIFGTQDDVDRVSDGLERRWQLQ
- the nrdH gene encoding glutaredoxin-like protein NrdH, coding for MSITVYTKPSCVQCNATYRALDAKGIEYEILDLSEDPTALEQVKALGYLQAPVVVTDEGHWSGFRPDKIDELASRLA